From one Desulfatiglans anilini DSM 4660 genomic stretch:
- a CDS encoding histidine triad nucleotide-binding protein, with the protein MSEKDCIFCRIIRGEQPADFTHRGERIVAFKDIRPSAPVHILIVPRKHIRSINDLAGEDESLIAEMILLAPDLAREAGIASSGYKLLFNVEKGGGQFVFHLHLHLFGGWQRK; encoded by the coding sequence ATGAGTGAAAAAGACTGCATCTTCTGCCGCATCATCCGCGGCGAACAACCTGCCGATTTCACCCATCGGGGGGAGCGCATCGTCGCCTTCAAAGACATCAGACCGAGTGCGCCGGTGCACATCCTCATCGTCCCACGCAAACACATCCGCAGCATCAACGACCTCGCCGGAGAGGATGAATCGCTCATCGCGGAAATGATCCTCCTTGCCCCTGATCTGGCCCGGGAGGCCGGCATCGCATCCAGCGGGTACAAACTCCTCTTCAATGTCGAAAAAGGCGGCGGCCAGTTCGTGTTCCACCTTCACCTGCATCTTTTCGGCGGGTGGCAGCGCAAATGA
- a CDS encoding serine hydrolase domain-containing protein, with protein MDRSEEDERRMPLSRRQLHRGVGEGVFPGAVLLAAREGRILLLEACGRLSSAPAEPAVRVDTLFDLASLTKPLAATMAVMRLVDRGRLHLDQPLETILSDQQVPEDKAGLTPRMLLAHASGLKDWHPFYRDLAGAPAGERRQAVRRAILEMPLVHRPGQATLYSDLGFMLLEWIVERAGGMPLDRCVREGVYEPLGLSDVFFWGGAVPAHCSRTTAATEYCSWRGRMLRGEVHDENAWFMGGFSGHAGLFGTARGVYALTDMLVQHLDGLKEDIFRPATVRCFLHRQDLGDGTRTLGWDTPSGEHSSAGRFFSRQSIGHLGFTGTSVWVDLERRIVVILLTNRVHPSRENIAIRAFRPILHDTVMAELLQET; from the coding sequence ATGGATAGGTCCGAAGAGGATGAAAGAAGGATGCCGCTCAGCAGGCGCCAGCTGCATCGAGGCGTGGGGGAAGGCGTTTTTCCGGGCGCCGTTCTCCTTGCGGCCAGGGAGGGGAGAATCCTTCTCCTCGAGGCGTGCGGGCGGCTTTCTTCGGCGCCGGCGGAGCCTGCGGTTCGGGTTGACACCCTTTTCGATCTCGCGTCGTTGACCAAGCCGCTGGCCGCAACCATGGCCGTCATGCGCCTCGTCGATCGGGGCAGGCTCCATCTGGACCAGCCGCTCGAGACAATTCTCTCCGATCAGCAGGTGCCCGAGGACAAGGCGGGGTTGACCCCTCGGATGCTCCTGGCGCATGCATCGGGTCTGAAGGACTGGCACCCGTTTTATCGGGATCTGGCCGGCGCACCGGCCGGGGAGCGCAGGCAGGCGGTCCGGCGGGCCATTCTCGAGATGCCTCTCGTCCATCGTCCGGGACAGGCGACGCTCTACAGCGACCTTGGATTCATGCTCCTCGAATGGATCGTCGAGCGAGCCGGAGGCATGCCCCTGGATCGCTGCGTCCGAGAGGGGGTTTACGAACCGCTGGGCCTGTCCGATGTGTTTTTCTGGGGTGGAGCCGTTCCGGCGCATTGTTCGAGGACCACGGCGGCCACCGAATATTGCTCCTGGCGGGGCCGGATGCTTCGGGGGGAGGTGCATGACGAAAACGCTTGGTTCATGGGGGGATTCTCGGGGCATGCCGGTCTTTTCGGTACGGCCCGAGGGGTATACGCCCTGACCGACATGCTGGTGCAGCACCTGGACGGCCTGAAAGAGGACATTTTCCGTCCTGCGACGGTGAGGTGTTTTTTGCATCGACAGGACCTTGGAGACGGCACCCGCACCCTGGGTTGGGATACGCCGTCGGGGGAGCATTCGAGCGCGGGCCGTTTTTTTTCACGTCAGAGCATCGGTCATCTGGGGTTCACCGGGACATCGGTCTGGGTGGATCTCGAGCGGCGCATCGTGGTGATCCTTCTGACCAACCGGGTGCATCCCAGCCGTGAAAACATCGCGATAAGGGCCTTCCGGCCCATCCTGCACGACACGGTGATGGCCGAGCTTCTGCAGGAGACATGA
- a CDS encoding TRAP transporter large permease, whose protein sequence is MILDPVTTGMLGLAGVFILLFLGMPIAFALMLAGFAGIAQLTSMGAALPVASRTIYEVSAYYPYTVIPLFILMGGFAGSSGMTRELYRTFDHWLRRLPGGLGIATIGACAGFSAVSGSSVATAAAMGTVALPEMQRFGYDPRFASGTIAAGGTLGFLIPPSIGFVVYGMLTEQSIGKLLIAGMIPGLLLSLAYVAIIVLWVKLKPNLAPTNPEPVAWRRKLRSLLSVWEPLSIFVVVMGGIYLGFFTPTEAGALGATLLLLAALLKRRLSRRNLMEGLSEAVRTSVMVLFLVAGANVFSYFLALSTIPMEVAAWAADLSVSRFAVLAIIVLIYLFLGCFLDAISMMVLTMPVVFPIVLTLGFDPIWFGVIAVLMMEAGLITPPMGLNIFTVAGVARNIRVEEIFVGVAPFLLAIFAVLCVVTVYPELVLCLPDMMLR, encoded by the coding sequence GTGATTTTGGACCCGGTAACCACAGGGATGCTTGGCTTGGCCGGGGTGTTTATCCTGCTCTTTCTCGGCATGCCCATCGCCTTCGCCCTGATGCTGGCCGGCTTTGCCGGGATCGCCCAGCTGACCAGCATGGGAGCGGCCCTGCCTGTCGCATCCCGTACGATCTATGAAGTCTCCGCCTACTATCCCTACACCGTCATCCCGCTCTTCATCCTCATGGGCGGATTTGCCGGGAGCTCCGGCATGACCCGGGAGCTCTACAGGACCTTCGATCACTGGCTGCGAAGGCTCCCGGGCGGTTTGGGAATCGCGACCATCGGCGCCTGCGCCGGCTTCTCGGCCGTCTCCGGCTCTTCCGTTGCAACCGCCGCGGCCATGGGCACAGTAGCCCTGCCGGAGATGCAGCGGTTCGGCTACGACCCTCGTTTCGCCAGCGGCACGATCGCCGCTGGAGGCACCCTGGGCTTTCTCATCCCGCCGAGCATCGGTTTTGTCGTCTACGGCATGCTCACGGAACAATCCATCGGGAAACTGCTGATCGCCGGGATGATCCCGGGCCTGCTCCTCTCCCTGGCCTACGTCGCCATCATCGTGCTCTGGGTCAAGCTCAAACCGAATCTGGCGCCGACCAATCCCGAGCCGGTCGCCTGGAGGCGGAAACTCCGGTCTCTGCTCAGCGTGTGGGAGCCCCTCAGCATCTTTGTGGTCGTCATGGGCGGCATCTACCTGGGGTTTTTCACCCCTACCGAGGCTGGAGCGCTAGGGGCGACGCTCCTGCTGCTCGCAGCGCTGTTGAAAAGACGTTTGAGTCGGCGCAATCTCATGGAAGGACTGAGCGAAGCCGTTCGCACCTCCGTCATGGTGCTCTTTCTCGTTGCCGGCGCCAACGTCTTCAGCTACTTCCTGGCCCTGTCGACCATCCCGATGGAGGTCGCGGCCTGGGCCGCCGACCTGTCCGTATCGCGCTTTGCCGTTCTGGCGATCATCGTCTTGATTTACCTTTTTCTAGGGTGTTTCCTGGATGCCATCTCCATGATGGTGCTCACCATGCCGGTGGTTTTTCCCATCGTCCTGACGCTCGGCTTCGATCCCATCTGGTTCGGCGTGATCGCCGTCCTCATGATGGAGGCCGGTTTGATCACGCCGCCGATGGGGTTGAACATCTTTACGGTTGCAGGCGTCGCCAGGAACATCCGCGTCGAAGAGATCTTCGTGGGCGTCGCCCCCTTTCTCCTGGCGATCTTTGCGGTGCTCTGCGTGGTCACCGTCTACCCGGAGCTTGTGTTGTGTCTACCGGATATGATGTTGAGGTAG
- the selD gene encoding selenide, water dikinase SelD, whose protein sequence is MENTTRRLTETVSGSGUASKLPPGDLEKALCGIAFPTDENVLVGLERADDAGVYKVSDELALIQTVDFFTPIVDDPYWFGQIAAANALSDVYAMGGVPKTAMNLVGFPLKEMDLSVFRSMIEGGIVKLREARVVLIGGHSVEDKELKYGLSVTGFIHPDRVLTKKNLRPGDRLIMTKPLGTGVVNTAIKANMAPPELIERVTRLMATLNRKAAEIMAHYPVHACTDITGFGFLGHLAEMVEGSGLGAVVHASRVPILPEAIEYGSMGLFPAGAYRNKEFRACMVDAPLELDPVVADLLFDPQTSGGLLISAPAGAAEELASALLQEGVDCAALVGEIVPEPVGRIVVEAS, encoded by the coding sequence ATGGAAAACACGACCCGCAGATTGACCGAAACCGTCTCGGGGTCCGGTTGAGCGTCGAAGCTCCCTCCAGGGGACCTGGAGAAGGCGCTTTGCGGGATCGCATTCCCGACGGACGAGAACGTGCTGGTTGGGCTCGAGAGGGCGGACGACGCCGGGGTTTACAAGGTCTCGGACGAACTGGCCCTCATCCAGACCGTGGATTTTTTCACCCCGATCGTCGATGACCCTTACTGGTTCGGTCAGATCGCAGCGGCCAACGCCCTGAGCGATGTCTACGCCATGGGGGGTGTGCCCAAAACCGCCATGAATCTGGTGGGATTTCCCCTCAAGGAGATGGACCTGTCCGTCTTCCGGAGCATGATCGAGGGCGGAATCGTCAAGCTGAGGGAAGCTCGGGTCGTGCTGATAGGCGGCCACAGCGTCGAAGACAAGGAGCTCAAATACGGCCTTTCCGTCACGGGCTTCATCCACCCCGATCGGGTGCTCACCAAGAAGAACCTCCGCCCGGGAGACCGATTGATTATGACGAAGCCCCTGGGGACCGGGGTTGTCAATACGGCTATCAAGGCCAATATGGCGCCGCCGGAGCTGATCGAGCGCGTGACCCGCCTGATGGCCACGCTGAACCGCAAGGCGGCGGAGATCATGGCGCATTACCCCGTCCATGCCTGCACGGACATCACAGGGTTCGGTTTCCTGGGGCACTTGGCCGAGATGGTCGAAGGATCGGGGCTCGGCGCGGTCGTACACGCCTCCCGCGTCCCCATCCTGCCGGAGGCGATCGAATACGGAAGCATGGGCCTTTTTCCAGCAGGCGCCTATCGCAACAAAGAGTTCAGGGCCTGCATGGTGGATGCGCCTCTCGAGCTGGATCCTGTGGTAGCGGATCTGCTCTTCGATCCGCAGACATCGGGCGGATTGCTGATCTCGGCCCCGGCGGGCGCGGCCGAGGAACTGGCTTCGGCACTCCTCCAGGAGGGGGTGGATTGCGCGGCGCTCGTGGGCGAGATCGTCCCGGAGCCCGTCGGCCGCATCGTCGTGGAGGCGTCCTAA
- the yedF gene encoding sulfurtransferase-like selenium metabolism protein YedF: protein MTHEIDCRGLACPAPVLQTKEWLEKNPSREVAVLVDGEASRENVSRFLRTQGFTVSTETEGRHIRVEGRKSGDAEAAPAPGELGREEVRKIMVMITHDKMGHGDDELGAKLMVSFLKTLKEMGRELWRLVFVNNGVKMTVRGSDVLPLLKEFEAAGIYILVCGTCLTHFDLLQEKEVGETTNMLDIVTAMQLADSVINI, encoded by the coding sequence ATGACCCACGAAATCGATTGCCGCGGATTGGCCTGCCCCGCCCCTGTTCTCCAGACCAAGGAATGGCTCGAAAAAAACCCGTCCCGCGAGGTCGCCGTCCTCGTCGATGGTGAAGCCTCCCGGGAAAACGTCTCCCGGTTTCTGCGCACGCAAGGCTTCACGGTTTCCACCGAGACGGAGGGGCGGCATATCCGGGTCGAGGGCCGAAAATCCGGAGACGCGGAGGCCGCCCCCGCACCGGGTGAACTCGGCCGTGAAGAGGTGCGGAAGATCATGGTCATGATCACCCACGACAAGATGGGGCATGGCGACGATGAGCTGGGCGCCAAGCTGATGGTAAGCTTTCTGAAGACCCTCAAAGAGATGGGCAGAGAACTCTGGCGCCTCGTTTTCGTCAACAACGGCGTCAAGATGACCGTAAGGGGATCGGACGTTCTTCCCTTGCTCAAAGAATTCGAGGCCGCGGGGATCTATATCCTCGTCTGCGGGACGTGTCTGACGCATTTCGATCTGCTGCAGGAAAAGGAGGTGGGCGAAACCACCAACATGCTCGACATCGTCACCGCCATGCAGCTGGCGGATTCGGTCATCAACATCTGA